The Drosophila nasuta strain 15112-1781.00 chromosome 2R, ASM2355853v1, whole genome shotgun sequence genome segment GTTTCGGATTGGCCACTTCCTACCTTGACAGAGCTGATGGTGTTGCTCAATGTCATTCTGCAAAGTCTAGTCAGCTTTGCTGGTATACCAAGTTCTCCAAAGACATAATTGCTGGTGATGACGCGGATCTACGCTTCGAGTTAACGAAGTCGTAAAATCGCTTTGGATCACGCTGAAATCTTATTCTGCACCtactcaaataattattatagcaCTCATTGTTATGAGTACGAAAAGCAGCTTGAGCAACAGAATAGCggagaaaatcaaaagaagagCCAGTTCCTTTGAATTTTTTTCTAAAGTCTCGACttacgattttttaaattcgataatttcTTGGTAAACCATAAGGGTTTATCAGACAAATGTGGAATACTTGATGGAACACAAGCATCAAATAGCGAGTTCaaagtagaataaaaaaattcaaccgCTATATCCAAGTTCGTAGACAAGGAAAGTTGGGACCAGTCAGTTTGAGATATAAGCAGAGCAAGTTTCTCAAAATCGGTTTTCCGAAAACAACGAGAAAGCTCACCACAACGTGCACTCGACTCTGACGCAATAAATGGGAGCTCCAACATAATTTCCAATGTGGGATGGTAAGGGTCTTCAGGGGAAGATATAGGAGATATTCTCGATAGAGAACATGAATCTGGgtcgaaaacaaaaataaggtcTAGAGACCTGTTTAAGCAATTTGGAATACCATTAATCTGAGACAATGTTACCCCGAAGAgactatcaataaaaacatgggATACAGAGGGGGAAAGTCCATTTAGATTCTCGGCGGAATGCCATGACACCCcagcaatattaaaatcaccAAGGACTATAAAGTGATCAGGATCAGAAAGCATATTAGAAATGTcattaataatagaaaattgaGCTAAATATAGAGCATCATCTGAAGCAGGAGGGATATATGAGCAAGAAATCTACTAGAAAAGATTTCCGTATCAAGGATGTCATTCCTTAACCATGTTTCAATGACATTGAAAGGGAAAGACacactatttaaatataagtcagTAAGTTTACTGCAAATACCTCTTACATTCTGATAGCCAAGAAGTAAAGAGGATGTTAGTTTTTTGAACTGACAGACATAGAAGAAGGCTTTGAAATAGAAATCTTGCCACTACTAAGAAGAGAAACCGGAgaccgatttttctttttagcaaCAAATTCTTTGACTAATAGGTGTTCCGGCCAAAACTCTTTACTGCACATCATGCTCAATTGTTCAACCGgaacacttattttaaaagacgAAATCTCCCGTTCAtacgagaaattaaatttatatactttaacCCTGGCTTGGGATTTGGACTTAATATAAGCCCGAACATTATCAGATGTCATATCAAGGGAAACGAAAATCGGCTTAAGAGGTGGCCCTGCAACTAAAGTGTTGCGGACAACTGAGGTAGGAGCTGGAGGCGATTCTTCTATCGTTACAGCACTAACGATCTCAACAGAGGATGGTGATGGTTGAATTTCTTCAACCGTCTCCATCTCAGTCGACAACAAAATCGAAGCCGGAGCAGGAGACTCCAATCTTAATGACGTAATGTCATGATCTGGAACATCCAGAGCTACCGAAGGTTGAGGGGACGGAGAACTAAACGACATTAATTCCCCAGCAGGTGGTACAGATAAGCTTGGAACATCAACTGGGACAGAAAGCTCGATTGGGGTAATCGACAGACGCTTCGGAGACTCGGTCAAGAGCTTCATACTCTTAAACCCAAAATCCAAAGCAGAAAAGCTATCGGAGAGTTTTTTAAAGCCCGCcaatatatctttaaaacCAGTTCGCGTCTGCCGTATAAACCCAGCAATATCGCGTTCAGAGTCCCTAGACTTGGCCGAAATCAAATCCACAATACGGCCGTTAAAGCCAGCACATTTTTCATGTGCAACGTTGTCGCAtaaccagcaacaaacaaaacccattTTGGCACCAACTGGCACCCGGCATTTCTTGTTATAGCAGACTAACATATTGCTAAAACAAAGAttattaaactaattaaaaaatttaaaaaaataaataaatcaaaataggTAAATTCggtaaattaattgcaaccTAATATGATCTGTACTTacgaagagcacaaaacacagagagtaTGCACAGGAcgagcgagacgcaagatagAACGATAGGCAactacaacaccaagagagggagagttactATTCTAAAGAGCGTTGAGAGCACAAAGCACAAGCACTGAGAGTAAAGCGCGggtcgagcgagacgcaagatagacgatagccaacaacaacaccaagagagagagagagagagagtaaacGAAAGTAAACGAAAACAGAATTGTTTTgctaacaaagcaaagcaaagtttgaccacacaatttgttgttatatttccagaaaaattataataatataataaatacaagaaaGCACACAGCGATTTAACGATCTGTAGTTAAACACAAGTGAGAgagtaaaattaatgttatattaattgtaaataaatatgaaattcatgaaaaatcacaaagtttaagagggaagaaaaaaagaacacgtccgactgcgactgcgagagcgagcgaatgATCAAATGCGGCTTTGTAGTCGACGAAGAGATGGTACGTGTCGTTCTGGTTTTCGTAAGACTTCTCCAGGATTTTGCCAGGCCTGAACCCGCACTGATAAGGTCCAATCAGTGCTTCAGCATGGGGTTTCAGTCTTTCACACAATAGGACCTTGTATGCAACTGGAAGAAGACTAATTCCGCGGTAGTTGGTGCGCACCGTGGCATCACCCTTCTTCAGGATGGGACAGATCATGCTGAGGTTCCAATCTTCGGGCATGCTCTCCGTGAGCCATATCTTACTGATTAGTTGGTGCATGTTCCTACCAATATATCACCAGCTGCCTTAAACAATTCTGCCGGCAGGCCGTCTGCACCTGCAGACTTGTTGTTTTAAAGCCGTTGGATTGCATCCTTGACTTCGATATGACTTGGGATTGGCACTTCAATATCAGTGCCATAGATTGGGGTTCGTGGATCATAGTCTTCAGAGTCTGTGCTTGAGCCAGATAACAGACTCGAGAAGTGATCCCTCCATAACCTCAGCACGACCTCTGCTTCTGTGACAAGATTTCCATCATCGTCCCTGCACGCCACTCCACCAGTCTTAAATCCTTGGGTCAGACGCTTGACCCTCTGGTAGAAGCTACGTGCTTCATTCCTGCAttcattaaacaaatatacagTTATTTTAACGCTGACCCTGTCTGTCCATCGCCAATTTTCAGTGCAGGCGTGCAAGTGAATTCGCGATAGCCTATTTCCAAAGCAAAGGTTCGCAGTTTGTGTCTGTCGTACGACTGTCCGTATGAACTGCGCAATTAGTTATTTCTTCTCTCAGTAAGCTAGAATGGgaataaaaaaatgtgaatcgtatttaaaaaaacaaaatattctctctctcttcttcttcgagACTTTTGTCGCGGCAAGATAAAATTGGGGTTCTCATCGCAGCGCTCGGCTCTTCTGGGGTCGCAATAATGCTGTTGAGCATAATACGTTTTGCTTCCAAAGTTTCAGTACTACTGTGGGCAGAAAGTAGTAAGACtttgttcataattttaaaattctttatttattcggCCATATCTATTTCGTCCTCCTCAAAGTAATCCCCCCGGCCACAATACACTTTCGCAAACGTTTTTTCCAATCCTCGAAATAGTTGTTAAAGTAGATTTCCGGAATAGCCTTCAATGCGCGTAGCGATTCTCGTTTAATGTCTTCAATTGACTCAAAACGGTTTCCCCGGAGCGATCGTTTAAGTTTTCTGAACAGCCTGAAGTCACACGGAGCTAAATCAGGCGAATACGGTGGTTGTGGAACGAAAATTGgttgcatttttggcaaaaaactCACTAAGAATCAATGCAGTATGCGACGGTGGCATTATCGTGATGCAAAAACCAACAGTTGTTGATCCATTTTGGTCTTTTTATACGAATTGCTTCACGCAAACGACGCATAACGTTCAAATAATAGTCCTTATTAACAGTTTGGCCGGATGGAAGGAccacgaaaatcgaaaaatactGTCATCATGACCTTGATTTTTGAACGACTTTGACGTGCTCTTTCTTAACCCTCCTTGAAGTCTTTGTACcacttataaacatttttttgtgacaTGGTAGAATCACCGAAGGccttttgcaacattttggaaCATTTCGGCCCGAAATTTAATTCTgcacacaaaatttaatggaacttctttgttaaataatttcactCATTGTAAAAATCGCCGAATGCACTTTTTGTACTTCAGAAAAACAAGCATATATTAAACACttatgattattttgatgTGATATTTGGCATAGAAGTTACTGACAGTCTTGCCAACctagaaacaaaatatttcgacGAATGGATTTCCgcacgaaatataaattaaaaagtcttactactttttgcccacagtagtatcTATATATTAAATGGTTAGTAGTAGAACTATAttaatgtaccaaatatagcctgcagtataatttagtatttattcgatatattaataaataataatagaaatgaAGATGCTATATATaaaacgaataaaaaaaatactcatcAATCCTTAAAAgctattttgttttgtttattgtatagtttttatatactatgttacaaaatatcttttttgattgcagctttcttaattgttttccACAAATTTCTATGCAAGATGGTAACGGAACatgtttatacatacatataattacacatatgtatttatgtacatatatatgaaatgaatgaaaatatattgccTAAGATGCGTAGTGAAAGTTTTATCAGCTATTCGTCACCGCCCACATTCAGAAAAGTATAATATCACGTACTTGAAAAATCGGAAAGCACGTACCACTTCAGTAGTAGCCTCTTGAATACGAAATTGATCCCAAAAATGTACAGTATATTTGATTAGTTGAAAGAGTGATACCCTGTCGctaacatatattatttgtaaatgataaaataaagatttttaaaattttctatattGATGAAAAATTATTCGAAAaagatatatttattcttgTACATAAGTTTGCTTTCAAACTGCAGTTTACTTAACTCTACATGAGTTCTTGCCTTGTAAAATCCAGGGTATTAAGGTTAAGTTTAGTTGTCTACTACTCatttacaaacaaaattactttttgcattttaaaccTACTCATATAGAAACCTGGTTTATAACGTATTAGTTTGTGGAACCTGTGTTCATTTGAGTTTTGCTAACGGTTATGTTGTGGTCAGTTGtaaaaaatgagaaattattttctaattgtatttacatacGTTTGGTGCATTTTAACATGTGTTCAAACATCTGATGTATCTGTTACTCGGGATACATACACGGATGCGTTGCAAAATTCCCATAAAACATATTATGGTGGGTAGCTAAAACCTTAaacttattattaataagtattttaaagataatatTCTGATTAATAATTCGTAATATGAAGAACCATTGTACAGAATAAGATAAGAGTCTTAAGTGaattgagtattttttttttgtccgTCCATCCCGAGTCGATACTGACCGTCACAAGAAATTAGGACTCCACTATACATTAGTGTTCTCAGTAATTTTGTCTTTGTAATTCAAGATATTCTTCTGCAAGCAACGAAACCAGCGCAATAAATTCATCGGGAAATAGAGAAGTAACGGTGAAGCCTATGAAAGTGTTTGTGCTGAAAAGTGTTTTTCTGTTATGTCAATGCAgcgagcaaaaacaaaaataaattcatatatttggTTTGTCATTGTCATGGGCGACACATTATCATCTAAAAGTATAGGTGTAGGtgtaatacatttaattttaactatattttttacagttgtataactttattttaacAGATAATTCTGCTGGTGATTACAATTACAATCCGCCAAAAGATACAAATTACTTACCTACAGCTGCATTACCACCGATTTCTGCATATGGTCCCCCTCCAGACTCTACCGGAGGAGGCTATGATTACCATCCCCCCAAAGACAATAGCTATTTACCACCTGGACCGGCTTACGGTCATctaccagtatttaattcgGAACAACCTCCATATTATCAGCCAGTTCATTCTATTCCATATAATTCACACATAACATTTttagataaattaaaatctaaaataagTCTTTTTACCCTcggaaaaataattttaaaattattgatttttaagaaaatagttaaatttattGGAATAATTTGTCTGCTATTAGTA includes the following:
- the LOC132784601 gene encoding uncharacterized protein LOC132784601 isoform X3; the protein is MERKNMKLWFIFLRCHFHQGTDNSAGDYNYNPPKDTNYLPTAALPPISAYGPPPDSTGGGYDYHPPKDNSYLPPGPAYGHLPVFNSEQPPYYQPVHSIPYNSHITFLDKLKSKISLFTLGKIILKLLIFKKIVKFIGIICLLLVLPKLKSVFADNTSSEYEGMNSKNVESDKEKLERQINEIYEFITKSLEDFENAYT
- the LOC132784601 gene encoding uncharacterized protein LOC132784601 isoform X2, with the protein product MYLLLGIHTRMRCKIPIKHIMLYNFILTDNSAGDYNYNPPKDTNYLPTAALPPISAYGPPPDSTGGGYDYHPPKDNSYLPPGPAYGHLPVFNSEQPPYYQPVHSIPYNSHITFLDKLKSKISLFTLGKIILKLLIFKKIVKFIGIICLLLVLPKLKSVFADNTSSEYEGMNSKNVESDKEKLERQINEIYEFITKSLEDFENAYT
- the LOC132784601 gene encoding uncharacterized protein LOC132784601 isoform X1, which gives rise to MRNYFLIVFTYVWCILTCVQTSDVSVTRDTYTDALQNSHKTYYDNSAGDYNYNPPKDTNYLPTAALPPISAYGPPPDSTGGGYDYHPPKDNSYLPPGPAYGHLPVFNSEQPPYYQPVHSIPYNSHITFLDKLKSKISLFTLGKIILKLLIFKKIVKFIGIICLLLVLPKLKSVFADNTSSEYEGMNSKNVESDKEKLERQINEIYEFITKSLEDFENAYT